One genomic window of Psychrobacillus sp. INOP01 includes the following:
- a CDS encoding DUF2975 domain-containing protein, with translation MKQGSTLFLKITVILIGIPVLALCIFLVPGIANFAAELYPDIAFIKYLVLINLYAAAIPFYFALYQAFKLLSYIDKNKAFSKISVRALKKIKYCAITISGLYVVGMPLFYLIAEMDDAPGVIVIGMVIIFASIVIAIFAAVLQKLLQEAIDIKSENDLTV, from the coding sequence ATGAAACAAGGATCAACCCTCTTTTTAAAGATTACTGTTATTCTTATAGGAATCCCAGTTCTTGCTCTATGCATATTTTTGGTGCCTGGGATAGCGAATTTTGCAGCAGAATTGTATCCAGATATTGCTTTTATCAAGTATCTAGTTTTAATCAATTTGTATGCAGCGGCGATACCTTTTTACTTTGCTCTGTATCAAGCTTTTAAACTTTTAAGCTATATTGATAAGAATAAAGCTTTCTCAAAAATTTCTGTGAGAGCATTAAAGAAAATAAAATACTGCGCAATTACAATCAGTGGCCTGTATGTGGTAGGCATGCCGCTCTTCTATCTCATAGCGGAAATGGACGACGCCCCGGGTGTTATAGTAATCGGAATGGTCATTATTTTTGCTTCAATAGTGATAGCAATCTTTGCTGCCGTTCTCCAAAAACTCTTACAGGAAGCAATTGATATAAAATCAGAAAATGATTTAACGGTCTGA
- a CDS encoding VOC family protein, whose amino-acid sequence MEYVLDHVGIAVRSIDDALPFYLNVLNGLLEDRYTSDIPGVEVHVAVVKTNDKVIELLEPTNKNSPMARFIRQRGKGVHHIAYRVDDLDKAILDASKNGVRFLEETLRTNTRGRRLIYINPVSTDGTLIELCSY is encoded by the coding sequence TTGGAATATGTTTTAGATCACGTAGGAATTGCGGTTAGAAGTATTGATGACGCTCTTCCCTTTTATTTAAATGTATTAAATGGACTATTAGAGGACCGTTATACAAGTGATATACCTGGTGTTGAAGTACACGTCGCTGTTGTTAAAACTAATGATAAAGTAATTGAATTATTAGAACCAACCAACAAAAACTCACCAATGGCTCGGTTTATAAGGCAACGAGGAAAAGGGGTACATCATATTGCATATCGAGTTGACGATTTGGACAAAGCAATACTCGATGCAAGTAAAAATGGAGTCCGTTTTCTAGAGGAGACACTCCGTACTAACACACGTGGAAGAAGGCTCATTTATATTAATCCCGTGTCAACTGATGGAACGTTGATAGAACTTTGTAGTTATTAA
- a CDS encoding ABC transporter transmembrane domain-containing protein yields the protein MKVFLDLGWFFKQRKKQYLIGILMLLFVAFLQLLPPKIIGYIVDEISQSTLTTEFLVKWLGVLALASVGMYILRYYWRIMIFGSSIFLARQLRENLFRHFTKMSPSFYQKKRVGDLMAHATNDLSAVQQTAGAGVLTLVDSLATGGFVIAAMAITINWKLTLIALLPLPLMAILTSYYGKLLHQRFRYAQEAFSNLNDKSQESISGVKVIKTFGQEKEDTEDFVQLSQEVVDKNVRVAKVDALFDPTISLIVGMCFFLSIVFGTRYILAGEMSIGDLFAFTSYLGLLVWPMLAFGWLFNIVERGRASYDRIKNLMDEKIEIDDSPDAVDAKPEGDIRFQMEEFKFPGDDRAALHNVDFTLKRGETLGIVGKTGAGKTAILKLLMREFEGYTGEIVYGDHAIDMYKKRSLREAIGYVPQDHFLFSTTVAGNIAFANAEATMEAVEEAAKLAYIHEDILQFTNGYNTVVGERGVSLSGGQKQRISIARALMMEPELLILDDSLSAVDAKTEEAILEALKAKRSDETTIITSHRLSAIQHAHQIIVMNDGTIVEKGSHEQLMEQQGIYYEMYQLQQLESLVEQGGES from the coding sequence GTGAAAGTATTCTTGGATTTAGGTTGGTTTTTTAAACAAAGGAAAAAGCAGTATCTAATTGGAATTCTGATGTTACTGTTTGTTGCATTTCTACAGCTATTACCACCAAAAATTATTGGGTATATAGTAGATGAGATCAGTCAAAGTACGTTAACGACTGAATTTTTAGTGAAATGGTTAGGTGTCTTAGCACTAGCGTCAGTTGGAATGTATATTTTGCGTTATTATTGGCGTATTATGATTTTCGGTTCATCAATATTCTTAGCAAGACAATTAAGAGAAAATTTGTTTCGCCATTTTACAAAAATGTCACCGTCTTTTTATCAAAAAAAGCGTGTTGGGGATTTAATGGCGCATGCAACAAATGACTTATCTGCTGTTCAACAGACGGCTGGAGCAGGTGTGCTGACGCTTGTAGATTCGTTAGCAACAGGAGGGTTTGTAATCGCGGCAATGGCGATAACGATTAATTGGAAGCTAACATTGATAGCATTGCTACCACTGCCATTAATGGCTATTTTAACAAGCTATTACGGCAAGCTGTTACATCAGCGGTTTCGATATGCACAAGAAGCTTTTTCCAATTTAAATGACAAATCACAGGAAAGTATTTCTGGCGTGAAAGTCATTAAAACCTTTGGACAGGAGAAAGAGGATACAGAGGATTTTGTCCAATTATCGCAAGAAGTAGTAGATAAAAACGTTCGCGTGGCAAAGGTGGATGCATTATTTGATCCAACAATATCATTAATTGTTGGGATGTGTTTCTTCTTATCTATCGTATTTGGTACTCGTTACATACTTGCTGGAGAAATGTCGATAGGGGATTTATTTGCTTTTACGTCTTATCTTGGATTACTCGTTTGGCCGATGCTTGCGTTTGGCTGGTTATTCAATATCGTTGAGCGTGGTCGCGCATCTTATGATCGTATCAAAAATCTAATGGATGAAAAAATAGAAATTGATGATAGTCCTGATGCTGTGGATGCAAAGCCGGAAGGAGATATTCGCTTTCAAATGGAGGAATTTAAATTTCCAGGAGATGATCGAGCTGCACTACATAATGTTGATTTTACGCTTAAACGGGGTGAAACATTAGGGATTGTCGGTAAAACAGGGGCAGGTAAAACAGCAATATTGAAGCTCTTAATGCGAGAATTTGAAGGATATACAGGAGAAATTGTGTACGGAGATCATGCGATTGACATGTATAAAAAACGTAGTTTACGCGAAGCGATTGGTTACGTACCACAGGATCATTTTTTGTTTTCAACTACAGTTGCAGGTAATATAGCATTTGCCAATGCAGAAGCCACCATGGAAGCTGTGGAGGAAGCCGCAAAATTGGCTTATATACATGAGGATATTTTACAGTTTACTAATGGTTATAATACGGTTGTTGGTGAACGTGGTGTATCGTTGTCAGGTGGGCAAAAACAGCGTATATCTATTGCACGTGCACTTATGATGGAGCCCGAGCTACTTATTTTAGATGATTCTTTATCTGCAGTAGATGCTAAAACGGAAGAGGCCATATTAGAAGCGTTAAAAGCTAAACGTAGCGATGAAACAACTATTATTACCTCTCATCGATTAAGTGCGATTCAACACGCACATCAGATTATTGTGATGAATGATGGAACTATTGTAGAAAAAGGGTCCCACGAGCAATTAATGGAACAACAAGGAATTTATTATGAAATGTATCAGCTACAGCAGCTAGAGTCATTAGTGGAACAGGGGGGTGAATCATAA
- a CDS encoding SDR family NAD(P)-dependent oxidoreductase: MKLQNKVAIITGGASGIGAATARLFVQEGAKVVLVDLNEEKGKAFEAELKAQNAEALFFKANITSEEEVQNIFKETIAAFGKVDVVFNNAGIGRVTPTEELEYVEWRNTVNVDLDGVFLVAREAIREMLKSGGGTIVNTASMYGWVGSPGSAAYNAAKGGVINLTRSLALEYATKNIRVNALAPGFIDTPIIPEESKEVLKTMTPMQRLGQAEEMAKAVLFMASDDSSFMTGNVLTVDGGYTAQ, translated from the coding sequence ATGAAATTACAAAACAAAGTAGCGATAATCACAGGTGGTGCATCGGGAATCGGTGCTGCAACAGCAAGACTTTTTGTTCAAGAAGGTGCAAAAGTAGTGCTAGTAGATTTGAATGAAGAAAAAGGAAAAGCATTTGAAGCAGAGTTAAAAGCACAAAATGCAGAGGCGTTATTTTTTAAAGCTAATATTACAAGTGAAGAAGAAGTCCAAAATATATTCAAAGAAACAATTGCCGCTTTTGGGAAAGTCGATGTAGTTTTTAATAATGCTGGTATTGGTCGCGTAACTCCAACAGAAGAGTTAGAGTATGTAGAGTGGCGTAATACAGTAAATGTTGATCTAGATGGTGTATTCTTAGTTGCACGTGAAGCAATTCGTGAAATGCTTAAATCTGGTGGAGGAACAATTGTAAATACTGCTTCCATGTATGGTTGGGTAGGTTCTCCTGGTTCGGCCGCTTATAATGCAGCAAAAGGGGGAGTGATTAACTTAACGCGCTCACTTGCATTGGAATATGCAACCAAAAATATTCGTGTAAATGCACTGGCTCCAGGTTTCATCGATACACCGATTATTCCTGAAGAAAGCAAAGAAGTATTAAAAACGATGACGCCAATGCAACGTTTAGGACAAGCGGAGGAAATGGCTAAAGCTGTTTTATTCATGGCTTCAGACGATTCTTCGTTTATGACAGGAAATGTTTTAACAGTCGATGGCGGATATACAGCACAATAA
- the serC gene encoding 3-phosphoserine/phosphohydroxythreonine transaminase has translation MSQSNQRAYNFNAGPSALPLEVLEKAQQELVNFQGSGMSIMEMSHRSATFEEVHNEAISRLRKLFAIPNDYEVLFLQGGASLQFTMIPMNFLQIGKKASYIMTGVWSEKAYKEAKLFGEPVQIASTKENKYSNIPSLDEIHVDSDEAYVHVTSNNTIYGTQWSEFPDTGEVPLIADMSSDIMSKPVDVSKFDMIYAGAQKNLGPSGVTVVIARKDFLAKANTEIPTILKYSTHAESNSLYNTPPTFGIYMLGEVLKWIEEKGGLTAVAKQNEEKAKLIYDVIDNSNGFYRGHASKESRSLMNITFRVADEELEKQFLAEAKDAGFIGLNGHRSVGGCRASTYNSVPLETCKALRDFMIAFQTKHQ, from the coding sequence TTGAGTCAATCAAATCAACGCGCATATAACTTTAATGCAGGTCCTTCTGCACTTCCACTGGAAGTACTTGAAAAAGCACAACAAGAATTAGTTAATTTCCAAGGTTCTGGTATGTCTATTATGGAAATGAGTCACCGCAGCGCAACCTTTGAAGAAGTACATAATGAAGCTATTTCCCGTTTAAGAAAACTTTTCGCCATTCCAAACGATTATGAAGTTCTGTTCTTACAAGGTGGAGCAAGTCTTCAATTTACAATGATTCCGATGAATTTCTTACAGATTGGAAAAAAGGCAAGCTATATAATGACAGGTGTTTGGTCAGAAAAAGCTTATAAAGAAGCGAAATTATTTGGCGAACCTGTGCAAATTGCAAGTACAAAAGAAAATAAATACAGTAATATCCCTTCATTAGATGAAATCCATGTCGACTCAGATGAAGCATATGTACATGTAACATCGAATAATACAATCTACGGAACACAATGGTCCGAGTTTCCTGACACAGGTGAGGTTCCATTAATCGCAGATATGTCTAGTGATATAATGTCAAAACCTGTAGATGTTAGTAAATTTGATATGATCTATGCTGGAGCTCAAAAAAACTTGGGACCTTCCGGAGTGACTGTCGTTATTGCCCGTAAGGATTTTCTGGCAAAGGCAAACACAGAAATTCCAACAATCCTAAAATACAGCACACATGCTGAAAGTAACTCCCTATACAACACACCACCGACATTCGGCATTTATATGCTTGGAGAAGTGTTAAAATGGATAGAAGAAAAAGGCGGTTTAACTGCAGTCGCTAAACAAAATGAGGAAAAAGCAAAACTGATTTATGATGTGATTGATAACAGCAATGGCTTCTATAGAGGACATGCTTCCAAAGAAAGCCGTTCTCTCATGAACATTACCTTCCGCGTAGCAGACGAGGAATTAGAAAAACAATTCTTAGCTGAAGCAAAAGATGCAGGCTTTATCGGCTTAAATGGTCACCGCTCTGTAGGAGGTTGCCGAGCTTCTACTTATAATTCAGTTCCACTCGAAACATGTAAGGCTCTTCGTGATTTCATGATTGCTTTTCAAACCAAACACCAATGA
- a CDS encoding group-specific protein, translating to MKFYIASSLKNIDKVRYVSKRLKNKGFIHTYDWTVNENVTTLGELKVIGEKEKNAVIEADIVVVLLPAGKGSHIELGIAIGNRKKIYLYSPNNEVDNIETTSTFYHLPEIEKCFGTVDELVEIIGKKFKF from the coding sequence ATGAAATTTTATATTGCATCTAGCCTCAAAAATATAGATAAGGTTAGATATGTTAGTAAAAGGTTAAAGAATAAAGGATTTATCCATACATATGATTGGACTGTAAATGAAAACGTAACAACATTGGGAGAACTAAAGGTGATAGGTGAAAAGGAGAAAAATGCTGTAATAGAAGCTGATATAGTTGTGGTTTTATTACCAGCAGGAAAAGGAAGTCATATTGAACTAGGTATTGCTATAGGGAATCGTAAAAAAATATATCTCTATTCACCAAACAATGAAGTAGATAATATTGAAACAACCAGTACATTTTATCATTTACCCGAAATCGAAAAGTGCTTTGGAACCGTAGATGAATTAGTTGAAATTATAGGCAAAAAATTCAAATTTTAA
- a CDS encoding DinB family protein, whose protein sequence is MEQTIFQHMQIVRGITEKSIQQIPEEIADIIPNGFTNNIRWNFGHIAYIQEKLVFGVSGEKMILPQAYETFFSAGTKPADWIGIAPSIAEISVELIAQKQRIKDSLPGSLQKRLPEPFTNKAGITFHTLGETFLFSFYHEALHIETIKRIYRAIKN, encoded by the coding sequence ATGGAACAAACAATTTTTCAGCACATGCAAATAGTACGGGGAATAACAGAAAAATCTATCCAACAAATACCAGAGGAAATAGCAGATATTATACCAAATGGATTTACGAATAATATTCGTTGGAACTTTGGTCATATTGCCTATATCCAGGAAAAACTTGTATTTGGTGTTTCCGGAGAAAAGATGATTCTTCCACAAGCATATGAAACATTTTTTAGTGCAGGTACGAAACCAGCAGATTGGATTGGAATTGCACCTTCAATCGCAGAAATTTCGGTTGAACTGATTGCACAAAAACAACGAATAAAAGATTCCCTACCTGGAAGTCTACAGAAAAGATTGCCGGAGCCATTCACTAACAAAGCTGGGATTACATTTCACACACTTGGAGAAACATTTTTATTCAGTTTCTATCACGAAGCCCTTCATATTGAAACGATTAAAAGGATCTATCGTGCTATTAAAAACTAA
- a CDS encoding DUF6366 family protein, with the protein MNNQHETPLEKRERLRQSELKSNPTGSLHDALNRESNGNLTDLTGGMGWKGTGILIVVLIVGYVLYNLFF; encoded by the coding sequence TTGAATAATCAACATGAAACACCTCTGGAAAAAAGAGAACGATTAAGACAAAGTGAATTAAAAAGTAATCCCACTGGTTCTCTGCATGATGCATTAAATAGGGAAAGTAATGGGAACTTGACTGATTTAACAGGTGGTATGGGTTGGAAAGGGACAGGTATATTAATTGTTGTTTTAATCGTTGGATATGTTTTATATAACCTGTTTTTTTAG
- a CDS encoding UV damage repair protein UvrX translates to MYEGLKNRKIICIDIRSFFASCAAADAGLDVMNTPIAIIGNLEQKGSIVLAASPPMKKQFGVKTGTRLFEIPDHPSIHLIEPKMEFFVRVSMEITRYLHQFVPHEAIHVYSVDECFVDLGGTEKLWGPVEKTIKRIQDELYAQFQLPCAVGMGPNMLMAKLALDLEAKKTGFAKWTYEDVQEKLWPVTPLSDMWGIGSRLKKTLNNMGIFNVGQLANTPLSLLEEKFGVMGNQLYYHAWGVDLSELGAPLAEGQISYGKGQILFRDYRSKKEVMAVVLEMCEDVARRAREAEMVGRTIHLSVGYSKDAFGGGFNRSRSIDEPTNATMTIYKVCEQIFDEFYDRRPVRKLSLSITNLEPEYSMQLSLFEENKWKERKLGKTMDALRSKYGSTAVLRAVSYTEAGTARKRAGLLGGHKK, encoded by the coding sequence ATGTATGAAGGACTAAAAAACCGGAAAATTATATGCATTGATATACGTAGTTTTTTTGCGAGCTGTGCAGCAGCAGACGCAGGTCTGGATGTCATGAATACTCCAATTGCGATCATCGGAAATTTGGAGCAAAAAGGAAGTATCGTGCTCGCGGCATCTCCACCTATGAAAAAACAGTTTGGAGTAAAGACTGGAACACGCTTGTTTGAAATACCAGATCATCCTTCGATTCATCTTATAGAACCTAAAATGGAGTTTTTCGTTCGAGTATCGATGGAAATTACACGCTATTTACATCAGTTTGTTCCACATGAAGCGATTCATGTATACAGTGTCGATGAATGTTTCGTAGATCTTGGCGGGACAGAGAAGCTTTGGGGACCCGTTGAAAAAACGATAAAACGTATACAAGATGAACTATATGCTCAATTTCAATTACCATGTGCGGTTGGAATGGGGCCAAATATGCTTATGGCTAAACTGGCACTTGACCTAGAAGCGAAAAAAACAGGTTTTGCTAAATGGACGTACGAAGACGTTCAGGAGAAATTATGGCCAGTAACTCCATTAAGTGATATGTGGGGGATCGGGTCTCGTCTAAAAAAGACACTAAATAACATGGGGATTTTCAATGTTGGCCAATTGGCGAATACACCACTATCTCTGCTCGAGGAAAAGTTTGGGGTGATGGGAAACCAGCTCTATTATCATGCGTGGGGGGTAGATTTATCCGAGCTCGGAGCGCCTCTCGCCGAAGGACAAATTAGTTATGGGAAAGGACAAATATTATTTCGAGATTATCGTAGTAAAAAAGAAGTCATGGCAGTCGTTTTGGAAATGTGTGAAGATGTAGCTAGGCGTGCACGCGAAGCAGAAATGGTTGGTAGAACGATACATTTATCTGTTGGGTACAGCAAAGACGCATTTGGTGGAGGGTTCAATCGATCTCGTTCCATCGATGAGCCGACAAATGCCACAATGACCATTTATAAAGTGTGTGAACAAATCTTTGATGAATTTTATGATCGCCGTCCTGTTCGGAAATTGTCCCTCTCGATTACCAATTTAGAACCAGAGTATTCAATGCAGCTAAGCTTGTTTGAAGAAAATAAATGGAAGGAACGAAAGCTAGGAAAAACGATGGATGCCCTACGGAGTAAATACGGCTCTACTGCAGTATTACGTGCAGTATCTTATACAGAAGCAGGAACTGCAAGAAAGCGTGCGGGATTACTTGGAGGACATAAAAAGTAA
- a CDS encoding helix-turn-helix transcriptional regulator yields MAIIINIDVMLAKRKMSVTELSERVGITMANLSILKNGKAKAIRLSTLAAICRALNCQPGDILEYKSDENIRG; encoded by the coding sequence ATGGCGATTATTATCAATATTGATGTGATGTTGGCTAAAAGGAAAATGAGTGTTACAGAACTTTCGGAGCGGGTTGGAATAACGATGGCTAATCTTTCTATACTGAAAAACGGTAAGGCAAAAGCTATCCGATTATCAACTTTAGCGGCGATTTGTAGGGCTTTGAACTGTCAGCCAGGGGATATTTTAGAATATAAAAGTGATGAAAACATTCGAGGATAA